From a region of the Calliphora vicina chromosome 4, idCalVici1.1, whole genome shotgun sequence genome:
- the LOC135956930 gene encoding protein tramtrack, beta isoform isoform X2 — MLPQQYCLRWKYHHSNLQTMFSQLLDRGCFCDVTLACEGQLIRAHRVVLCACSTFFDTVLTNYASERDPIIIMKDITFADIKCLIEFMYKGEINVEHANLASLLKTADDLKIKGLAEVTWRDDEDIPPPPTPQTEFHSPPQSRNRYDSYGHEAPHRSQSPDTEREQKTPSPKHSAIATRMPTLTPIPTSAVSIVAAASSPIDSYMGPKRKRGRPPLDDAYDVFNVRKLGHYNDQGESTSYLEGSQFNDEQNNHRVTSQHSRPNSPSAASVVYQQHIQQQKQRLRYRPSRIQHEDDVLDDESATEPEWITSSLEHENEQKDPLDHNDEEEDELQSIKEENDDNTAAKRSTEKRSKESTPEHPKMKVLKRKTSKEESLQHKSENEDELETVDSATVPQTVEEIETKQQSTKEKSSAGATNTSTSSTTTNNSTASATSSSASSPSTSAAHKSSASSHHHHSHHSHHSHSHSHHAPPPPPLHHPHHYGKYVPEGYLINEHGILMTHDFIHAPTASIPTSSTSASNGHHPDEYVDIKMEEFTEAELRLTTEEMSQWQDVIKMDDYLAKGRRPQFWEEPFTRRVLDAIKNKRLEMKKAARILGVSYGTLYGRYREVYGCLKHPYSTSLRPSQSSALSVQPRFDIVWPSPKPGQLDIGKLRPKDLSELWTRPQM, encoded by the exons ATGTTGCCGCAACAGTATTGTTTGCGATGGAAATACCATCACAGTAATTTACAGACCATGTTCTCTCAACTGTTGGATCGTGGCTGCTTTTGTGATGTAACTTTGGCCTGTGAGGGCCAATTGATTAGAGCCCACAGAGTTGTGTTGTGTGCCTGCAGTACATTTTTCGATACGGTCCTAACGAACTATGCCAGTGAACGAGATCCCATTATAATAATGAAAGATATTACATTTGCCGATATCAAatgtttaattgaatttatgtacAAGGGCGAAATAAATGTAGaacat GCGAATTTAGCATCATTACTAAAAACTGCCGATGATCTCAAAATAAAAGGTCTGGCCGAAGTAACTTGGCGAGACGACGAGGATATACCCCCACCACCTACGCCACAAACAGAATTCCATTCACCACCACAGTCTCGGAATCGCTATGATAGTTATGGTCACGAAGCACCACACAGATCTCAATCACCGGACACTGAGCGTGAACAGAAAACTCCATCACCAAAACATTCAGCCATAGCTACGCGCATGCCCACACTGACTCCCATACCAACATCGGCTGTGTCGATAGTAGCGGCTGCCAGTTCTCCAATCGATTCGTATATGGGACCAAAACGCAAACGTGGTCGACCTCCATTGGATGATGCCTACGATGTGTTCAATGT CAGAAAACTGGGTCATTATAACGATCAAGGCGAGAGCACTTCATACTTGGAAGGATCTCAGTTTAATGATGAACAGAATAACCACCGCGTAACATCTCAGCATTCCAGACCAAATTCACCTTCAGCAGCATCCGTTGTCTATCAACAACATATCCAACAACAGAAACAACGCTTACGTTACCGACCCTCACGAATCCAACATGAAGACGACGTACTGGATGATGAATCGGCCACGGAACCCGAATGGATAACAAGTTCATTAGAAcatgaaaatgagcaaaaagatCCTTTGGATCACAACGATGAGGAGGAAGATGAACTACAATCCATTAAAGAGGAAAATGATGATAACACTGCTGCTAAACGATCAACGGAAAAACGTTCTAAAGAATCTACACCAGAACATCCCAAAATGAAGGTGCTAAAACGGAAAACTTCCAAAGAGGAATCATTGCAGCACAAATCTGAAAACGAAGATGAACTGGAGACAGTAGACTCAGCCACTGTGCCACAAACTGTGGAGGAAATTGAGACCAAACAACAATCAACAAAAGAGAAATCATCTGCAGGTGCAACAAATACATCTACATCCTCAACTACAACTAATAATTCAACAGCGTCAGCTACATCCTCATCGGCATCGTCACCATCTACAAGTGCAGCTCATAAATCATCAGCTTCATCACACCACCATCATTCTCATCACTCTCATCATTCCCACTCACATTCTCATCATGCTCCACCACCACCGCCCCTACATCATCCCCATCATTATGGCAAATACGTGCCCGAAGGTTATCTGATCAATGAACACGGCATCTTAATGACTCACGATTTCATACATGCTCCGACGGCTTCAATACCAACATCATCGACATCGGCTTCCAATGGTCATCATCCAGACGAATATGTTGACATTAAAATGGAAGAATTCACCGAGGCCGAGTTACGTTTGACAACTGAGGAAATGTCTCAGTGGCAGGATGTCATTAAAATGGATGACTATTTGGCTAAAGGCAGGCGGCCACAATTCTGGGAGGAACCTTTTACTCGAAGG GTTCTTGATGCTATAAAGAATAAAAGACTTGAAATGAAAAAAGCAGCTCGTATTTTGGGAGTATCATATGGCACTCTTTACGGACGTTATCGCGAAGTATATGGCTGCCTCAAACATCCATATAG TACATCTTTAAGGCCATCTCAAAGCAGTGCTTTAAGTGTGCAACCTAGATTTGATATTGTATGGCCCTCACCCAAACCTGGGCAATTAG acATTGGAAAATTGAGACCGAAAGATCTAAGTGAACTCTGGACTCGACcgcaaatgtga
- the LOC135956930 gene encoding protein tramtrack, beta isoform isoform X1 has protein sequence MLPQQYCLRWKYHHSNLQTMFSQLLDRGCFCDVTLACEGQLIRAHRVVLCACSTFFDTVLTNYASERDPIIIMKDITFADIKCLIEFMYKGEINVEHANLASLLKTADDLKIKGLAEVTWRDDEDIPPPPTPQTEFHSPPQSRNRYDSYGHEAPHRSQSPDTEREQKTPSPKHSAIATRMPTLTPIPTSAVSIVAAASSPIDSYMGPKRKRGRPPLDDAYDVFNVRKLGHYNDQGESTSYLEGSQFNDEQNNHRVTSQHSRPNSPSAASVVYQQHIQQQKQRLRYRPSRIQHEDDVLDDESATEPEWITSSLEHENEQKDPLDHNDEEEDELQSIKEENDDNTAAKRSTEKRSKESTPEHPKMKVLKRKTSKEESLQHKSENEDELETVDSATVPQTVEEIETKQQSTKEKSSAGATNTSTSSTTTNNSTASATSSSASSPSTSAAHKSSASSHHHHSHHSHHSHSHSHHAPPPPPLHHPHHYGKYVPEGYLINEHGILMTHDFIHAPTASIPTSSTSASNGHHPDEYVDIKMEEFTEAELRLTTEEMSQWQDVIKMDDYLAKGRRPQFWEEPFTRRVLDAIKNKRLEMKKAARILGVSYGTLYGRYREVYGCLKHPYSSTSLRPSQSSALSVQPRFDIVWPSPKPGQLDIGKLRPKDLSELWTRPQM, from the exons ATGTTGCCGCAACAGTATTGTTTGCGATGGAAATACCATCACAGTAATTTACAGACCATGTTCTCTCAACTGTTGGATCGTGGCTGCTTTTGTGATGTAACTTTGGCCTGTGAGGGCCAATTGATTAGAGCCCACAGAGTTGTGTTGTGTGCCTGCAGTACATTTTTCGATACGGTCCTAACGAACTATGCCAGTGAACGAGATCCCATTATAATAATGAAAGATATTACATTTGCCGATATCAAatgtttaattgaatttatgtacAAGGGCGAAATAAATGTAGaacat GCGAATTTAGCATCATTACTAAAAACTGCCGATGATCTCAAAATAAAAGGTCTGGCCGAAGTAACTTGGCGAGACGACGAGGATATACCCCCACCACCTACGCCACAAACAGAATTCCATTCACCACCACAGTCTCGGAATCGCTATGATAGTTATGGTCACGAAGCACCACACAGATCTCAATCACCGGACACTGAGCGTGAACAGAAAACTCCATCACCAAAACATTCAGCCATAGCTACGCGCATGCCCACACTGACTCCCATACCAACATCGGCTGTGTCGATAGTAGCGGCTGCCAGTTCTCCAATCGATTCGTATATGGGACCAAAACGCAAACGTGGTCGACCTCCATTGGATGATGCCTACGATGTGTTCAATGT CAGAAAACTGGGTCATTATAACGATCAAGGCGAGAGCACTTCATACTTGGAAGGATCTCAGTTTAATGATGAACAGAATAACCACCGCGTAACATCTCAGCATTCCAGACCAAATTCACCTTCAGCAGCATCCGTTGTCTATCAACAACATATCCAACAACAGAAACAACGCTTACGTTACCGACCCTCACGAATCCAACATGAAGACGACGTACTGGATGATGAATCGGCCACGGAACCCGAATGGATAACAAGTTCATTAGAAcatgaaaatgagcaaaaagatCCTTTGGATCACAACGATGAGGAGGAAGATGAACTACAATCCATTAAAGAGGAAAATGATGATAACACTGCTGCTAAACGATCAACGGAAAAACGTTCTAAAGAATCTACACCAGAACATCCCAAAATGAAGGTGCTAAAACGGAAAACTTCCAAAGAGGAATCATTGCAGCACAAATCTGAAAACGAAGATGAACTGGAGACAGTAGACTCAGCCACTGTGCCACAAACTGTGGAGGAAATTGAGACCAAACAACAATCAACAAAAGAGAAATCATCTGCAGGTGCAACAAATACATCTACATCCTCAACTACAACTAATAATTCAACAGCGTCAGCTACATCCTCATCGGCATCGTCACCATCTACAAGTGCAGCTCATAAATCATCAGCTTCATCACACCACCATCATTCTCATCACTCTCATCATTCCCACTCACATTCTCATCATGCTCCACCACCACCGCCCCTACATCATCCCCATCATTATGGCAAATACGTGCCCGAAGGTTATCTGATCAATGAACACGGCATCTTAATGACTCACGATTTCATACATGCTCCGACGGCTTCAATACCAACATCATCGACATCGGCTTCCAATGGTCATCATCCAGACGAATATGTTGACATTAAAATGGAAGAATTCACCGAGGCCGAGTTACGTTTGACAACTGAGGAAATGTCTCAGTGGCAGGATGTCATTAAAATGGATGACTATTTGGCTAAAGGCAGGCGGCCACAATTCTGGGAGGAACCTTTTACTCGAAGG GTTCTTGATGCTATAAAGAATAAAAGACTTGAAATGAAAAAAGCAGCTCGTATTTTGGGAGTATCATATGGCACTCTTTACGGACGTTATCGCGAAGTATATGGCTGCCTCAAACATCCATATAG CAGTACATCTTTAAGGCCATCTCAAAGCAGTGCTTTAAGTGTGCAACCTAGATTTGATATTGTATGGCCCTCACCCAAACCTGGGCAATTAG acATTGGAAAATTGAGACCGAAAGATCTAAGTGAACTCTGGACTCGACcgcaaatgtga